Proteins found in one Sorghum bicolor cultivar BTx623 chromosome 1, Sorghum_bicolor_NCBIv3, whole genome shotgun sequence genomic segment:
- the LOC8083832 gene encoding 3-ketoacyl-CoA synthase 1, whose translation MESAPSTAAVMERERLTAELDLAVVAAEPSSFVVKIRRRLPDFARSVNLKYVRLGLRSGGIPAPSTWVPLALAPPLLAAAVYSLVGADKLYSLDLLTCVAWLAAAVLLLTVYFLKRPRPVYLVDFACYRPADEHAISKEGFLDMTESTGWFNAEALEFQTKITRRSGLGDRTYLPPGIQARPPRLSLTEARAEAEAVMFGCLDALFAATGIDPRRDVRVLIVNCSLFNPTPSLASMVVHRYKMREDVKSFNLAGMGCSAGLIAVDLARDMLQANPRCYAVVVSTENITLNWYFGNDRSMLLSNCIFRMGGAAALLSNRRADARRAKYRLLHTVRTHKGAADECYSCVYQREDGAGSVGVSLARELMAVAGDALKTNITTLGPLVLPLSEQLKFLKSLVLRRVLRSRGVRPYIPDFRRAFEHFCVHAGGRAVLEEVQRSLGLRDVDMEPSRCTLHRFGNTSSSSLWYELAYAEAKGRVRRGHRVWQIGFGSGFKCNSAVWRALRDVPPVHADGAGGGSNCNPWVDSIHRYPPKAYI comes from the coding sequence ATGGAGTCCGCGCCGTCAACGGCGGCGGTCATGGAGCGTGAGCGCCTCACGGCCGAGCTGGACTTGGCCGTGGTGGCCGCGGAGCCCAGCAGCTTCGTCGTCAAGATCCGGCGCCGGCTGCCCGATTTCGCGCGCAGCGTCAACCTCAAGTACGTCCGCCTTGGCCTGCGCTCCGGCGGCATCCCAGCCCCCTCCACATGGGTCCCCCTCGCGCTCGCGCCGCCGCTCCTCGCCGCAGCGGTATACTCGCTCGTCGGCGCGGACAAGCTCTACTCGCTCGACCTGCTCACCTGCGTCGCGTGGCTCGCCGCGGCGGTGCTGCTGCTCACGGTGTATTTCCTCAAGCGCCCGCGGCCGGTGTACCTCGTGGACTTCGCGTGCTACCGGCCTGCCGACGAGCACGCCATCTCCAAGGAGGGCTTCCTCGACATGACGGAGAGCACGGGCTGGTTCAACGCGGAGGCGCTCGAGTTCCAGACCAAGATCACCAGGCGCTCCGGGCTGGGAGACCGGACGTACCTTCCGCCGGGAATCCAGGCGCGGCCGCCGCGGCTGTCGTTGACGGAGGCGCGCGCGGAGGCCGAGGCCGTCATGTTCGGCTGCCTGGACGCGCTGTTCGCGGCCACGGGCATCGACCCGCGCCGCGACGTGCGCGTGCTCATCGTCAACTGCAGCCTCTTCAACCCGACGCCGTCGCTGGCGTCCATGGTGGTGCACCGCTACAAGATGCGGGAGGACGTCAAGTCGTTCAACCTTGCTGGCATGGGGTGCAGCGCGGGGCTCATCGCCGTGGACCTCGCCAGGGACATGCTGCAGGCGAACCCCAGGTGCTACGCCGTCGTGGTGAGCACCGAGAACATCACGCTCAACTGGTACTTTGGCAACGACCGCTCCATGCTGCTGTCCAACTGCATCTTCCGCATgggcggcgccgccgcgctgCTGTCCAACCGTCGGGCCGACGCCCGGCGCGCCAAGTACCGGCTGCTGCACACGGTGCGCACCCACAAGGGCGCCGCGGACGAGTGCTACAGCTGCGTGTACCAGCGCGAGGACGGCGCTGGCAGCGTCGGCGTGTCGCTGGCGCGCGAGCTCATGGCCGTCGCCGGGGACGCGCTCAAGACGAACATCACCACCCTGGGCCCGCTAGTGCTCCCGCTGTCGGAGCAGCTCAAGTTCCTCAAGTCCCTGGTGCTCCGCCGCGTCCTCCGCTCCCGCGGCGTCCGCCCGTACATCCCGGACTTCCGGCGCGCGTTCGAGCACTTCTGCGTGCACGCCGGCGGGCGCGCCGTGCTGGAGGAGGTGCAGCGCAGCCTGGGGCTCAGGGACGTGGACATGGAGCCCAGCAGGTGCACCCTGCACCGCTTCGGCAACACCAGCAGCAGCTCGCTCTGGTACGAGCTCGCGTACGCCGAGGCCAAGGGCCGCGTCCGCCGCGGCCACCGCGTGTGGCAGATCGGCTTCGGCTCCGGGTTCAAGTGCAACAGCGCCGTCTGGCGCGCGCTCCGTGACGTGCCGCCCGTGCACGCCGACGGCGCCGGCGGTGGCAGCAACTGCAACCCGTGGGTAGACAGCATTCACAGGTACCCGCCAAAAGCGTACATCTGA